The proteins below are encoded in one region of Paraburkholderia phenazinium:
- a CDS encoding ABC transporter ATP-binding protein/permease, translated as MTPNTSPASPLEPDDKVSAWSLIKPYWVSEEWKIAWGLLVTIIAINLANVWLSVKFNTWNGEFYNALQAKNVHDFPHLMMVFTVIVFAMIILFVYGRYLRQMLGFRWRQWLTHRYLEEWLGDGAFYRIERDRLADNPDQRISDDLQSFATNTLALSLDFLSTVVTLISFVTILWGLAGALNVTLGGVPIVIPGYMVWVAALYALGGSYLIHKLGHPLVSITYQQQKVEADFRFGLIRVRENAEQIAFYDGEATERATAGNVFQRIRDNWWRVMKYTKRLSFVLSFYGQVAIIFPLVVASPRYFAGAFTFGVLMQIQNSFGTVSDSFSWFINSYGSLVDWRATVNRLREFKRVVRASHLKESVSPATAHGGINLHYIDEEKLSTDGLSLALPNGTPLSQIRNITINPGSRWLVRGPSGSGKSTLMRALAGLWPFGDGSIDAPVNARMMFIPQQSYMPIGTLKAALTYPSSAETYTDDECREALRTCHLDDYVGRLDESGHWARIMSPGEQQRLAAARVLLHKPDYLFLDEATSALDAANEARLYHLFTERLPKAAIVSVAHRESLAAFHEETLDVERAGEPVAA; from the coding sequence ATGACACCCAATACTTCCCCTGCCAGCCCGCTCGAGCCGGACGACAAGGTCTCCGCGTGGAGTCTGATCAAGCCCTACTGGGTCTCTGAGGAATGGAAGATCGCGTGGGGGCTGCTCGTCACGATCATTGCGATCAACCTTGCCAATGTCTGGTTGAGCGTCAAGTTCAACACCTGGAACGGTGAGTTCTACAATGCGCTGCAAGCCAAGAACGTCCACGACTTTCCGCACCTGATGATGGTGTTCACGGTCATCGTGTTCGCGATGATCATCCTGTTCGTGTACGGCCGCTATCTGCGGCAGATGCTAGGGTTCCGCTGGCGTCAGTGGCTTACCCACCGCTACCTGGAAGAGTGGCTCGGCGACGGCGCGTTCTACCGCATCGAGCGCGACCGGCTCGCCGACAACCCGGACCAGCGTATCAGCGATGACCTTCAGTCGTTCGCAACGAACACGCTGGCTCTGTCGCTCGATTTCCTGTCCACCGTCGTCACACTGATTTCGTTTGTCACTATTCTTTGGGGACTGGCAGGCGCGTTGAACGTGACGCTCGGCGGCGTTCCGATCGTCATTCCAGGCTACATGGTGTGGGTCGCGGCGCTCTACGCGCTCGGCGGTTCCTACCTGATCCACAAGCTCGGTCACCCGCTGGTTTCGATCACCTACCAGCAGCAAAAGGTCGAGGCGGATTTCCGCTTTGGGCTGATCCGCGTACGCGAAAACGCCGAACAGATCGCCTTCTACGATGGCGAGGCGACCGAAAGGGCCACTGCGGGCAATGTGTTCCAGCGCATTCGCGACAACTGGTGGCGCGTGATGAAATACACGAAACGCCTGAGCTTCGTGCTGAGCTTCTACGGCCAGGTTGCAATTATCTTCCCGCTCGTCGTCGCATCACCCCGTTACTTCGCCGGCGCATTCACGTTCGGCGTGCTGATGCAGATCCAGAACTCGTTCGGCACTGTCAGCGATTCATTTTCGTGGTTCATCAATAGTTACGGCAGCCTCGTCGATTGGCGTGCTACGGTAAATCGTCTGCGCGAATTCAAACGTGTTGTGCGTGCATCGCATCTGAAAGAGTCCGTCTCACCGGCTACCGCGCATGGTGGTATCAATCTCCACTACATTGACGAAGAAAAGCTCAGCACGGATGGCCTCTCGCTGGCGTTGCCGAACGGCACCCCGCTCTCACAGATCCGCAATATCACGATTAACCCCGGTTCGCGCTGGCTCGTGCGAGGTCCGTCGGGTTCCGGCAAGAGCACCTTGATGCGTGCGCTTGCCGGACTGTGGCCATTCGGCGACGGCTCGATCGATGCACCGGTCAATGCGCGCATGATGTTCATCCCGCAGCAGAGCTATATGCCGATCGGCACGTTGAAAGCGGCGCTCACCTATCCGTCCTCCGCCGAGACCTACACCGACGACGAATGCCGCGAAGCGCTGCGCACCTGCCACCTCGACGACTATGTGGGCCGCCTCGACGAATCGGGACACTGGGCCCGCATCATGTCGCCGGGCGAACAGCAGCGTCTCGCAGCAGCGCGCGTGCTGCTGCACAAGCCCGACTACCTGTTCCTCGACGAGGCAACCAGCGCGCTCGACGCGGCCAACGAAGCGCGGCTCTACCATCTCTTCACGGAGCGTCTGCCGAAGGCCGCCATCGTCAGCGTCGCGCACCGTGAATCGCTCGCGGCGTTCCACGAAGAAACGCTCGATGTCGAGCGAGCGGGCGAACCCGTCGCCGCTTAG
- a CDS encoding response regulator: protein MNQSILVVDDDPVVRDIVREYLQGRGFSVTVLEHGIALQRALENERPALVVLDIMMPEMDGISALRALRLAGDDIPVILLTARADVIDRVIGLELGADDYLGKPFEPSELVARIRTVLRRRGTIAPGAPENRAPYRFGRFEVNFPARELRRDGERIPLRSSEFAMLKVFVTHAMTVLTRAQLLEKLHGNTEAHRNRSLDVSIWRLRRLIEVDPSEPRYVQTVWGRGYVFVPDGEIGAAERAAQPFVDA, encoded by the coding sequence ATGAACCAATCCATTCTGGTCGTTGACGACGACCCCGTCGTGCGCGACATCGTGCGCGAATATCTGCAAGGGCGCGGCTTCTCGGTAACCGTGCTCGAGCATGGCATCGCCTTGCAACGCGCGCTCGAGAACGAGCGGCCCGCGCTGGTCGTGCTCGACATCATGATGCCGGAGATGGACGGTATTAGCGCGCTACGCGCGTTGCGCCTGGCCGGCGACGATATTCCTGTGATCCTGCTGACCGCGCGCGCCGACGTGATCGACCGGGTGATCGGACTCGAGCTCGGCGCGGACGATTATCTCGGCAAGCCGTTCGAGCCGAGCGAGCTGGTCGCGCGTATCCGTACCGTGTTACGCCGCCGCGGCACGATCGCGCCCGGCGCACCGGAAAACCGCGCGCCGTATCGCTTTGGCCGTTTCGAGGTGAATTTTCCGGCGCGCGAGTTACGCCGCGACGGCGAGCGCATTCCGCTGCGCTCGAGCGAATTTGCGATGCTCAAGGTGTTCGTCACCCATGCGATGACGGTGCTCACCCGTGCGCAATTGCTGGAAAAGCTGCATGGCAACACCGAGGCGCATCGTAACCGCAGCCTCGATGTCTCGATCTGGCGGCTGCGACGTCTGATCGAAGTCGATCCGTCCGAGCCGCGCTATGTGCAGACGGTGTGGGGTCGCGGCTACGTGTTCGTGCCGGATGGAGAAATCGGCGCGGCGGAGCGGGCCGCGCAGCCGTTCGTCGACGCGTAA
- a CDS encoding flagellar basal body L-ring protein FlgH — protein sequence MTTLRLIAALTAALGMAACASHQDSIVDTPMLPPLVSAPLNINTQGAIYQAGSSLLLYETPRAQHVGDVLTIRLSESYNGNSSANTTASRTSDITATAADQSTSAAARLARLFNIGSASTDFKGAGAMTDTNGMTGTLAVTVIATMPTGNLMVSGEKLIAMNGNHDRLRLSGIVNPKDIEAGNYVSSGKVANAKIEQAGQGIVSDSTTVGWLQRMFLSVLTF from the coding sequence ATGACCACCCTACGCCTCATCGCCGCGCTGACCGCAGCGCTGGGTATGGCCGCCTGTGCGAGCCACCAGGATTCGATCGTCGACACGCCGATGTTACCGCCGCTCGTCAGTGCGCCGCTTAACATCAACACGCAAGGCGCGATTTATCAGGCTGGCTCGTCGCTCTTGCTCTACGAAACGCCGCGTGCGCAGCACGTGGGCGATGTGCTGACGATTCGTCTGTCCGAGTCTTATAACGGCAACAGCAGCGCCAATACAACGGCAAGCCGAACCAGCGACATTACTGCGACTGCCGCCGATCAATCGACCAGCGCGGCTGCACGGCTCGCGCGCCTGTTCAATATCGGCTCGGCGTCGACGGACTTCAAGGGAGCAGGCGCCATGACCGACACCAATGGGATGACCGGTACGCTGGCTGTGACGGTGATCGCAACGATGCCGACCGGCAATCTGATGGTGTCCGGTGAGAAACTGATTGCGATGAACGGCAATCACGACCGCCTGAGGCTGTCCGGTATCGTCAATCCGAAGGACATCGAAGCCGGCAATTATGTGTCGTCAGGCAAGGTGGCGAATGCGAAGATCGAACAGGCAGGCCAGGGCATTGTGAGCGATTCGACGACCGTGGGCTGGCTGCAGCGGATGTTCCTGAGCGTGCTGACGTTCTGA